Proteins from one Niallia circulans genomic window:
- a CDS encoding FecCD family ABC transporter permease: MLEYVERKKKRITVLVSLLLLLLLAIYAGISFGAVSVSFKEIWATLVSSGEGTYEKIVYNLRLPRVIVGLCVGACLAASGALLQGVMRNPLADPGIIGVSSGGGLFAIVTMVIFPQYSYLLPFIAFIGAFLTTVLIYLFAWDKGASPVKIILAGVAMNAVLGAIMNGVMVLYSDRVQSVIGWLSGGLNGRSWYHVEIILPYTIIMLLLSLLAIKPVNILILGDDSAKLLGQNVELIRMLIILLASFLAGIAVSVAGLIGFVGLVVPHIIRLLIGEDYRFLLPFSIIGGAALVVIADTAARSLFDPIELPVGILLAALGGPFFIILLRRRRMV, from the coding sequence ATGTTGGAATATGTAGAAAGAAAGAAAAAACGGATAACAGTCCTTGTTAGTCTCCTGCTATTGCTGCTTCTTGCGATATATGCAGGCATTTCATTTGGAGCTGTTTCTGTCTCCTTTAAAGAAATATGGGCTACTCTTGTATCTAGCGGTGAGGGTACGTATGAAAAAATCGTCTATAACCTTCGTCTGCCAAGAGTTATTGTGGGACTTTGTGTTGGTGCATGCCTTGCTGCATCAGGAGCCTTGCTGCAGGGAGTGATGAGAAATCCTTTGGCGGATCCAGGTATTATCGGTGTCTCCTCTGGCGGAGGATTATTCGCTATCGTTACAATGGTTATTTTCCCTCAATACAGCTATTTATTGCCATTTATTGCTTTTATCGGTGCATTTCTAACAACAGTATTGATTTATTTGTTCGCATGGGATAAAGGGGCATCACCAGTGAAAATCATCCTGGCAGGTGTTGCGATGAATGCTGTGCTAGGTGCCATTATGAATGGAGTAATGGTGCTGTACAGCGACAGAGTACAATCCGTAATTGGCTGGTTGTCAGGCGGACTTAATGGAAGAAGCTGGTATCATGTCGAAATTATTTTGCCATATACCATTATTATGCTGCTGTTAAGCTTACTTGCGATTAAACCTGTCAATATTCTGATACTAGGAGATGACTCTGCTAAGCTACTTGGACAAAATGTTGAACTGATTCGCATGCTGATTATACTGCTAGCCTCTTTTTTAGCAGGTATAGCAGTCAGTGTTGCAGGTTTAATTGGATTTGTCGGACTCGTTGTCCCGCATATCATCCGTCTTCTGATCGGAGAGGATTATCGATTTTTGCTGCCTTTTTCGATTATTGGCGGTGCTGCACTCGTTGTCATTGCAGATACGGCAGCACGCAGTCTATTCGATCCAATTGAATTGCCTGTCGGTATTTTGCTGGCAGCCCTTGGTGGTCCTTTCTTTATCATTCTGCTGCGTAGAAGGAGGATGGTGTAA
- a CDS encoding ABC transporter substrate-binding protein produces the protein MFNKGLGKTMILMSMALLLAACSKPTGEAAESTAGSIAITDFAERTVTFSKAPENIAALGSGDVDLMHAFGKEVVGKPTLSDDGQLAEMAKDAEEIGTTHEVNYEKIALLQPDVVIANVGFNQEDVPTIEGLGTKVILTEANSISDIKKQINLYGEMLQETDKAAQLMEELDAELKAAASELEDKGKRVLLVYGAPGTYMAALPNSLSGDFLAAAGGVNVASDYPALEKFPQYAQINTERVVEANPDAVLLITHGDAEEIKQGFLKEMKQNAAWTSLDAVKNDRVEVLPSDLFGTNPGTRAVDAVQYLVELLNHLE, from the coding sequence TTGTTTAACAAAGGCTTAGGAAAAACAATGATATTGATGAGTATGGCGCTGCTGCTTGCTGCTTGCAGCAAGCCTACAGGAGAAGCAGCAGAATCAACTGCTGGGTCTATTGCTATAACGGACTTTGCCGAACGTACGGTGACATTTTCTAAAGCACCGGAGAACATTGCTGCATTAGGAAGCGGCGATGTTGATTTAATGCATGCGTTCGGTAAAGAGGTAGTTGGAAAACCGACACTTTCCGATGATGGTCAGCTTGCTGAAATGGCAAAGGATGCGGAGGAAATTGGCACAACACATGAAGTGAATTATGAAAAAATCGCTTTGCTGCAGCCAGATGTTGTGATAGCAAATGTTGGCTTTAATCAGGAGGATGTTCCGACAATAGAAGGACTCGGAACAAAGGTAATTCTGACAGAAGCAAATTCTATCAGTGATATTAAAAAGCAAATTAATCTTTACGGAGAAATGCTGCAAGAGACAGACAAAGCTGCCCAATTAATGGAGGAACTGGATGCTGAGTTAAAGGCTGCTGCTTCCGAGCTTGAGGATAAGGGTAAACGTGTTCTGCTTGTTTACGGAGCTCCTGGAACGTATATGGCAGCATTGCCCAATTCATTAAGCGGTGATTTTTTAGCAGCAGCAGGAGGGGTTAATGTAGCAAGTGATTATCCTGCATTAGAAAAATTTCCACAATATGCGCAAATAAATACAGAGAGAGTTGTAGAGGCGAATCCTGATGCCGTTCTCTTAATTACGCATGGTGATGCAGAAGAAATTAAGCAAGGCTTTTTAAAAGAAATGAAGCAAAATGCAGCTTGGACTTCATTGGATGCTGTAAAAAATGACAGAGTTGAAGTTTTGCCAAGCGATTTGTTTGGCACAAATCCAGGTACAAGAGCAGTAGATGCTGTTCAATACTTGGTTGAATTGTTAAATCATTTGGAGTGA
- a CDS encoding ABC transporter ATP-binding protein, with translation MAVLKSEELRFSQGRFQLDDINIEFPEGKMTAIVGPNGSGKSTLLKLFARLLKADNGLVTLDNQPIHKYKRKEYSQKIAMLPQAKEVLPSITVKELVGYGRVPFQRLTGAASEEDKEIIAWAITETGLEHMADRMVGHLSGGELQRARIAMALAQKTTVLLLDEPTTFLDITHQLELMKILSRINKTYQITVIMVLHELQYAGAYSDNLIVMKRGEIYQTGKPQAILTAQLLKEVYEIDALIKFENNYPIIIPKYEN, from the coding sequence ATGGCAGTGTTAAAATCAGAGGAATTGCGATTCAGTCAAGGAAGATTCCAGCTTGATGATATTAACATTGAATTTCCAGAGGGGAAAATGACCGCAATTGTTGGACCAAATGGATCGGGGAAATCTACCCTCTTGAAATTGTTTGCACGTCTGTTAAAAGCTGATAATGGCTTGGTGACATTAGACAATCAGCCTATTCATAAATATAAAAGAAAAGAGTATTCCCAAAAAATAGCGATGCTTCCGCAAGCAAAAGAGGTGCTGCCAAGCATTACAGTGAAGGAACTCGTCGGCTATGGAAGGGTGCCTTTTCAACGGCTTACAGGTGCTGCATCTGAAGAAGATAAAGAGATTATTGCGTGGGCAATAACAGAAACTGGGTTAGAGCATATGGCAGATCGAATGGTGGGCCATTTGTCAGGCGGCGAATTGCAAAGAGCAAGAATTGCTATGGCATTAGCCCAAAAAACGACTGTTTTATTGCTTGATGAACCAACTACTTTCTTAGACATTACACATCAGCTAGAACTAATGAAAATTCTTTCTAGAATCAATAAAACCTATCAGATTACCGTCATTATGGTGCTTCATGAGCTTCAATATGCAGGCGCATACAGTGACAATCTTATTGTAATGAAGCGTGGCGAAATATATCAAACAGGAAAGCCTCAAGCAATTTTGACTGCGCAGTTACTGAAAGAAGTATATGAAATTGATGCATTGATTAAGTTTGAGAACAATTATCCAATCATTATCCCAAAATATGAAAATTAG